One Rhizoctonia solani chromosome 2, complete sequence DNA segment encodes these proteins:
- a CDS encoding GATA type zinc finger: MSVFSASSLSVSDISLGRKVKPLPKRQVTVLKKSDAGGGIATTNPLLAIPAYYHPISKGRTDGLKQEFTVIPTRSRNPNKQLSFPARSRVTDYADGEGDYTDHLQQPNNTKKRKVPTVATTFVRESNFTQDGVDLIDEDSSQDSQTVLSANIVNNKGLHSIQESNHRRIVVRRKPVSLVTIATLRLKELMEARRKIVGFAIRDNIDPLALEFVLSVPFARPPIRPPLRAWSYGPKLRRRPLSRAQPSLWREPCFSSKFTFSVPSPISERYSTAKKTASSLKLRLQSELARQVAIAAEATLRTTSKPQNNLDTERKKIDYESVYDKPFKKSIKSKKKKRSTLANASNPHHLRNYIPSRVSHSGGHSVSSGHGRSQGSSSLAPLPLKFLSAALPPHRKGRPSTAESLGSILIHPETEWICPLCEYSLFYGDEVAMQRATRSRRKVLIRRRNARERAAAAASGGTGSKNQDTFDDQNEGESEDDDESFGDYDGLAPGVSLPREIATASVQNDRGSAHPHEEEYSDTYQTSTTNPSSSQHHLQPLSYPPQSTYYAPFNQPTARRDMAQIPYQYQPYSPIPGPSTSQLAEGPHPTSPYVGNYGIPSQPALGSHRSDPFYYAQPAPSPTVPTVTEGSYGRQYMPFPQTHMGLPYSEASQPASSPLSIAPPPDQTIDDPHTREEVDYGSIASSYRHIITTVSQASPSPSADSPGHSFEPPVVEDMLHRAVEGLRYLDPTRAEQYPYTSDFSAQSIASGAVGPEGSSETVFVRYYEDGKTEGNPMKKKKRERKGATQCASCHATSTPEWRRGPLGPRTLCNACGLVYAKLMKKRAKEEEKLSPGGSPRRARPKGKSREVTEESEEDREQGSDDTLPPMAGPSGMSGGGYPP; this comes from the exons ATGTCGGTATTCTCAGCATCGTCGCTTTCGGTCTCAGATATTTCTTTGGGTCGCAAAGTCAAGCCCCTTCCAAAACGCCAAGTAACTGTGTTGAAAAAGTCGGATGCGGGGGGCGGTATTGCCACAACAAACCCACTCCTCGCGATACCCGCCTATTACCACCCTATAAGTAAAGGGAGAACAGATGGGCTGAAACAAGAGTTCACCGTCATCCCAACTCGCTCCCGTAATCCAAACAAGCAGTTATCGTTTCCGGCCCGGTCGCGAGTCACGGATTATGCTGATGGAGAAGGCGATTACACTGATCATCTTCAACAACCTAATAATACCAAAAAGAGAAAGGTTCCGACCGTCGCCACCACATTTGTTCGGGAATCCAATTTTACCCAAGACGGCGTCGACTTGATTGATGAAGATTCTTCTCAAGACTCTCAAACAGTTCTATCAGCGAACATCGTCAATAACAAGGGGCTTCATAGCATACAAGAGTCCAATCATCGGCGAATTGTCGTGCGTCGAAAACCGGTTTCCCTTGTGACAATAGCTACTCTGCGCCTCAAGGAACTGATGGAAGCACGTCGCAAGATCGTAGGCTTTGCCATACGTGACAACATTGACCCTTTGGCTTTAGAATTTGTTCTTTCTGTACCGTTTGCCCGCCCCCCTATTCGACCTCCCCTCCGTGCATGGTCCTATGGACCCAAACTTCGACGCCGCCCACTTAGTCGTGCACAACCATCTCTCTGGAGAGAACCTTGCTTTTCCAGTAAATTCACATTCTCCGTCCCGAGTCCTA TCAGCGAGAGATACTCTACAGCCAAGAAGACGGCATCGAGTTTAAAACTACGCCTCCAGTCTGAATTGGCTCGTCAAGTAGCTATCGCCGCAGAGGCGACTCTCAGAACTACATCGAAGCCTCAGAACAACTTGGACACGGAGCGAAAGAAGATTGACTATGAATCTGTTTACGATAAGCCTTTCAAGAAGTCAATCAAatcaaaaaagaagaaacgGTCTACTCTGGCAAACGCATCCAACCCACACCATCTACGTAACTATATTCCTTCGCGTGTATCACACTCAGGAGGCCACTCAGTATCGTCGGGTCACGGTCGGTCTCAGGGCAGCAGCTCGCTAGCCCCTCTACCGCTGAAATTTCTCTCAGCGGCTCTTCCCCCCCACCGAAAAGGGCGCCCGTCAACCGCGGAGAGCTTAGGATCTATCCTGATTCACCCAGAAACCGAGTGGATTTGTCCTCTTTGCGAGTATAGTTTATTTTATGGTGATGAAGTAGCAATGCAACGCGCAACAAGGAGTAGGCGGAAGGTGCTAATACGTCGACGTAACGCTCGAGAACgggctgctgctgccgcAAGTGGGGGTACTGGATCTAAGAACCAAGATACGTTTGATGACCAAAACGAAGGTGAAAGCGAAGATGACGATGAATCATTTGGCGACTACGATGGTCTCGCTCCCGGTGTGTCTCTTCCTCGAGAAATCGCCACGGCCAGTGTTCAGAATGATCGAG GCTCTGCCCATCCTCATGAAGAGGAATACTCAGATACATATCAGACATCTACCACCAATCCAAGCTCATCCCAACACCATCTACAACCATTGTCGTATCCACCTCAATCCACATATTACGCTCCCTTTAACCAACCTACTGCGCGACGGGACATGGCTCAAATCCCTTATCAATATCAACCATACTCTCCCATTCCGGGCCCGTCCACTTCTCAATTAGCCGAAGGCCCCCATCCAACATCCCCTTATGTCGGTAACTATGGAATTCCAAGCCAGCCTGCCCTGGGCTCTCATCGGAGCGACCCTTTCTATTATGCACAGCCAGCACCGTCCCCAACAGTACCGACGGTAACAGAAGGGTCATATGGTCGCCAATATATGCCATTCCCACAAACACACATGGGGCTTCCGTATTCCGAGGCTAGTCAGCCTGCTTCGTCCCCGCTTTCTATAGCTCCTCCTCCAGACCAGACAATTGACGACCCTCATACACGTGAAGAGGTTGACTATGGCTCG ATTGCGAGCAGCTATCGACATATCATCACAACTGTATCACAGGCATCACCCTCACCCTCGGCTGATTCACCTGGGCACTCATTTGAACCACCAGTCGTCGAAGATATGCTTCATCGAGCAGTGGAGGGGCTTAGATACTTGGACCCAACAAGAGCCGAACAATACCCTTATACGAGTGATTTCAGCGCTCAATCGATTGCATCGGGAGCAGTGGGACCGGAGGGCTCATCCGAGACAGTATTCGTGCGGTACTACGAAGATGGAAAGACCGAGGGCAATccaatgaaaaagaag AAGCGCGAGCGTAAAGGCGCCACACAATGTGCGAGTTGTCATGCGACATCAACTCCGGAGTGGAGACGCGGTCCGCTTG GCCCACGAACATTGTGTAATGCTTGCGGTTTGGTATATGCGAAGTTG ATGAAAAAGCgtgccaaagaagaggaaaagCTATCACCCGGAGGCTCACCACGCCGTGCTCGTCCAAAAGGGAAATCCCGAGAAGTAACGGAAGAAAGCGAGGAGGATCGAGAACAAGGTAGTGATGATACACTGCCGCCTATGGCTGGTCCATCCGGGATGTCGGGTGGAGGCTATCCGCCATAG
- a CDS encoding WLM domain protein: MKRGATTLDRAGLKNSTKITIIGTPEKAIELMHKAEAEATRRADILRARESRGPTKVRAEMGSSAGNAQFQFHRIEPHANLPNPIQARSLLTKLSTDPAILNIMRVHRFAVGLLTELAPHEHPHLLGLNVNAGQSILLRIRTDAYDGFRTYNEIRRVLCHELTHNVYGGHGDDAQEKLKRRLALKEAERKDPSLKKKRIVANVPKTLDNTRDFNATIIPVGTALTHSEEVGDGDTDANGVGSTLAPGQMDTENTENIANDEFAAHFDTTANDFDPEKAPKKRGHGFEMGRIAGWAANRGYGAMIVVNEDTKKPNAMTIVHLPEGPTAYFRLTSIQTTAQISGHARPSPHYPELVLNGFVTRLGITVGRLFQTLFPVMPEFEGRQVVTLHNQRDFLFFRRHRYAFRSSEKAALQEIGPRFTLKLRSLKKGLPVVENLSKPPPALEFASDEEESAKAHGDTEDTSAQAVTSASEKKGEAPGISNDFEWVWKPELETTRRTFFL, translated from the exons ATGAAACGTGGCGCCACTACACTCGACCGTGCGGGGTTGAAAAATAGTACGAAAATTACAATTATTGGTACTCCGGAGAAGGCGATCGAATTGATGCACAAGGCGGAGGCGGAGGCCACGCGACGTGCTGATATTCTTAGGGCCCGAGAGAGCCGTGGCCCTACCAAA GTCCGGGCCGAAATGGGTTCGAGCGCAGGAAATGCTCAGTTTCAATTTCATCGAATCGAGCCACACGCCAACCTCCCGAATCCTATCCAGGCCCGTAGCTTACTGACGAAGCTGTCGACGGATCCAGCAATACTAAACATTATGCGCGTACATCGTTTTGCGGTTGGACTTTTAACGGAGCTCGCGCCTCACGAACATCCTCACCTTCTTGGACTGAACGTGAATGCAGGGCAATCCATATTGCTCCGAATTCGCACTGACGCGTATGACGGATTTCGTACGTATAATGAAATCCGGCGTGTATTGTGCCACGAGTTAACACATAACGTATACGGGGGACACGGAGATGAT GCTCAAGAGAAGCTCAAGCGAAGGCTTGCACTCAAGGAAGCTGAGAGGAAAGATCCTTCATTGAAGAAA AAACGTATTGTAGCGAATGTTCCAAAGACGCTAGATAATACTCGGGATTTTAACGCAACTATCATTCCAGTTGGCACGGCACTCACCCACTCAGAGGAGGTTGGCGATGGGGATACCGACGCTAATGGGGTAGGATCAACACTAGCACCGGGACAAATGGACACAGAAAATACCGAAAACATTGCGAATGATGAATTCGCTGCACATTTTGATACCACCGCTAACGATTTCGATCCTGAGAAGGCTCCCAA AAAAAGGGGTCACGGGTTTGAGATGGGTCGTATTGCTGGTTGGGCTGCGAATCGGGGTTACGGCGCAATGATAGTGGTAAATGAGGACACAAAAAAGCCTA ATGCGATGACAATCGTACACTTACCAGAAGGGCCTACAGCTTACTTCAGGCTAACTTCGATCCAGACAACTGCTCAAATTTCTGGGCACGCCCGGCCGTCCCCACATTATCCTGAGCTTGTACTCAATGGGTTTGTCACTCGCCTCGGAATCACTGTGGGGAGATTGTTTCAAACACTCTTTCCAGTAATGCCTGAGTTCGAAGGACGTCAAGTCGTTACTCTCCATAACCAGCGGGATTTTTTATTCTTCCGAAGACACCG ATATGCATTTAGATCATCTGAAAAGGCAGCATTGCAAGAAATTGGACCTCGCTTTACACTGAAGCTTCGTTCACTGAAGAAGGGTTTACCCGTGGTCGAAAATTTGTCCAAACCACCACCGGCGTTAGAGTTTGCAAGCGACGAGGAAGAATCTGCAAAGGCACACGGCGATACAGAAGATACAAGCGCACAGGCGGTGACTAGTGCTAGCGAAAAGAAGGGAGAGGCGCCCGGTATCTCCAATGACTTTGAATGGGTTTGGAAG CCCGAATTAGAAACAACAAGGAGGACGTTTTTCCTTTGA
- a CDS encoding transmembrane emp24 domain-containing protein 4, whose amino-acid sequence MLYKPISSLILLGFVLATSVNALHFYLDSNEKRCFIEELPTETIVEGHYRALEWDEKENKYMSHDSLGIQVDVEASEVDEVHSGHSVTRTRGPSEGRFTFTSHESGDHSICLSTNYTSGWFSSTHIRMYLDINVGAAKANVEHDRDHVTEMADKIRELNHKLAEIRREQQYQREREADFRNLSEATNARAVWYIIAQITVLVLTCAWQLRHLKHFFEDHKL is encoded by the exons ATGCTCTACAAACCTATCAGCTCGCTAATTCTACTTGGATTTGTTCTGGCTACTTCTGTTAACGCCTTACACTTCTATCTCGACTCCAACGAAAAACGATGTTTTATTGAAGAATTGCCCACTGAGACGATTGTCGAGG GTCATTATCGAGCGCTTGAATGGGACGAAAAAGAAAATAAATATATGTCACACGACTCACTGGGGATACAGGTTGATGTCGAGGCAAGTGAAGTTGAC GAGGTCCACTCTGGACACAGTGTCACGCGTACGCGTGGGCCTTCGGAGGGACGGTTCACTTTCACTTCTCACGAGTCGGGAGATCATTCGATTTGCCTTTCGACCAACTACACATCCGGATGGTTTTCTAGCACCCATATTCGGATGTATCTCGATATAAATGTTGGGGCTGCAAAGGCCAATGTAGAGCACGACCGGGACCATGTCACGGAGATGGCCGACAAAATACGCGAGCTCAACCATAAACTCGCAGAAATCAGACGCGAGCAGCAGTACCAACGGGAGCGCGAGGCGGATTTCAGAAATCTGAGCGAGGCCACTAATGCTCGAGCTGTTTGGTATATTATTGCGCAGATCACAGTCTTAGTGCTGACTTGCGCGTGGCAATTGCGTCACCTCAAG CATTTCTTCGAAGATCACAAGCTTTGA
- a CDS encoding enhancer of polycomb-like protein 1, whose product MAPPRPTITPHVGVPKASFRKIQSTGKEFDGVDDKLAQQYGYNEVNVTFERPEHYIRYVDPIESELLTQVEYDMDEQDEEWLKEINSERYKEQSERISPETFEIIIDRLEKEWFELMKRVPKPDQALPSEDSTCAVCDDGEGENANAIVFCDGCNLAAEMRANRVAPPSPSLPPVIPVSPARSPKKTSRPQVQATGPPLVPSMIVDRIFDHIHRINFRKKRPFLLAVCKYWSLKREARRGAPLLKRLHLEPWATSTATQLQTDDDKLKYLDNLTKLKDDLERVLELADLVRRREVEKQSQAQMVETLVTSCLLPFDTELRKAYEKIVGLDRGNYFMNPVSRIEVPEYYTVIDQPMHWLGIGEKIEQHEYLDSQAFADDVYLVLDNAIKYNKKDTSFHRAALRIKNHAQPILEQFQQTVRQKTAQWLNQEHIRDESDEPKPLADSTRLDDRTHPEDQGTNPAVGDSIGSVLAEIPDHYPMIAETEALAGPLENEAPDLEETIPGTPDAESTEDAFILVDEKIDIVEAPEPAEKSTPSTSQVGDMEPYVSMLRMLQDPGSVADDLPFLVNADPLASFFSYEKPIPKPPPPPQIKQSRKSSRKKRTSDIIVPRSAPATHPQRVVLLVRDPQTSEPISLSEISESAFDPGLASTPTSSRAPKRKRQDSDSWAQVVSDVNPHESFMLFETGWVLPPGTTRNRRPTFPGAPKPGGTESRKQSKEPKRTRTSSSVRGDTQPPTIPSSRQPSQAPLVEVQTPVEDTTNLSEAQQIDSMPEETAAPVSVVITQPAQPHITDSIEPTPAADASARLPVPAQPQKTDGSSDLSELSDGDEKRARLAATRVADTSLPPEPARTEAPEDDPLRPDRYNSGTLVWAKQFGFPFYPAYLYEPTDPMVPVNILKMEEDARRKYKTIGAMYPVQFYDKQRSWTWVPLDKLMLLGQSEELDQKQLHPTGKGALKSADRKALKEAYRLALQDIIPVEDAEVNEAAANLLRSDIYHLLSPLVSSVMQGNASIIELVHRLNSPTHGAPSSQLQLAAMQDVHDESIDRTQVKFDTISSQEVAVLSDSLEQLMLDAESIKTIQQRIENRMKRAQKFFHHATAALAPINRFPTEVLARIFVLGKRLELNFSPRMSWVAQRWRNVALSTPELWNIIPLTGVARVKTYVSRSGSMTLDIEADLRTYRVNTFEIGQCLQILEPHRLRWRNVKILLEDHDQAQSILRQLEGICSDGNRQTSTCYLESIYFGVAHGDNYVSSHHRSDLKLLAVPSLKVVELLAVDLFVADGQGSSVFTGLTRLSLGSTQYMQLDPDFLNQLYAMPNLTELVLDQCNFVIPNFNSETASISLEKLRLMQLSLIPDEVVNLILTRVFAPNLHHFELIAHEMDGPSRILDSEMIRTKYTGLTVLKLTGVTSYMTRPLLSWLPDLSELTTFAVRFQERLSPKNAQQSCEKVLKALVGTRNQNCPKLRIIEIGVLGLGGVVALKGVLESRPLLRAGRVTAVLAPDVKDYEAQNKDLAWMQSHLKRLMLRGEDDDDDGDDDSDGDEITEGGYE is encoded by the exons ATGGCTCCGCCGCGCCCAACTATCACTCCCCATGTGGGAGTTCCAAAG GCATCATTTCGTAAAATCCAGTCTACAGGGAAGGAATTTGATGGTGTCGACGACAAATTAGCGCAGCAGTATGGAT ACAATGAAGTGAATGTAACTTTTGAGCGTCCAGAGCACTACATAAGATATGTGG ACCCCATCGAGTCCGAGCTGTTAACACAAGTAGAGTATGACATGGATGAGCAAG ACGAAGAATGGCTTAAGGAGATAAACAGCGAACGTTACAAAGAACAAAGTGAACGTATCTCCCCTGAAACCTTTGAGATCATCATAGACCGTCTTGAAAAGGAGTGGTTTGAACTC ATGAAACGAGTCCCCAAACCCGACCAAGCACTTCCATCTGAGGACTCAACCTGTGCTGTTTGCGACGATGGTGAAGGCGAGAATGCAAATGCCATCGTGTTTTGTGATGGATGCAATCTCGCT GCTGAAATGCGCGCAAATCGGGTTGCCCCTCCCTCTCCATCCTTGCCCCCAGTGATTCCAGTAAGCCCCGCAAGATCTCCTAAGAAGACATCCCGTCCCCAGGTTCAGGCAACTGGACCCCCTCTGGTTCCATCAATGATCGTAGACAGGATATTTGACCACATACATCGCATAAACTTTAGGAAGAAGCGGCCCTTCTTATTAGCAGTTTGCAAGTATTGGAGCCTAAAAAGAGAAGCTCGGAGGGGCGCTCCACTGCTAAAACGATTACATCTAGAG CCATGGGCGACTTCAACAGCTACTCAATTGCAGACCGATGACGACAAACTTAAATATCTGGAT AATCTGACTAAACTCAAAGATGACCTGGAACGCGTTCTAGAGTTGGCAGACTTGGTCCGGCGACGTGAAGTAGAGAAACAAAGTCAAGCGCAAATGGTCGAGACTCTTGTCACCTCTTGTTTGCTACCTTTCGACACTGAGCTCAGAAAGGCATACGAGAAAATTGTTGG TCTCGACCGTGGAAATTATTTCATGAATCCAGTGTCTCGCATCGAAGTCCCGGAGTACTACACTGTCATTGATCAGCCCATGCATTGGCTGGGAATTGGTGAAAAGATAGAACAGCATGAGTACTTGGACTCACAGGCGTTTGCG GACGATGTGTACTTGGTTCTCGACAATGCCATCAAGTACAACAAAAAGGACACATCTTTCCACAGAGCAGCACTTCGAATCAAGAATCACGCGCAGCCCATTCTGGAGCAATTTCAGCAAACCGTGCGGCAGAAAACAGCTCAATGGCTGAATCAAGAGCACATCCGAGACGAATCTGATGAGCCAAAGCCGCTGGCAGATTCTACCCGTTTGGATGATCGCACGCACCCAGAAGACCAAGGGACCAATCCTGCCGTCGGCGATTCGATAGGGTCTGTTCTAGCTGAGATACCCGACCATTATCCTATGATTGCAGAAACTGAAGCGTTGGCGGGACCACTTGAAAATGAGGCCCCCGATCTTGAAGAAACCATTCCTGGAACTCCAGATGCGGAATCAACCGAGGACGCCTTTATTCTTGTGGATGAAAAAATTGATATCGTAGAAGCCCCAGAGCCTGCAGAAAAATCTACACCATCAACCTCACAGGTCGGGGACATGGAGCCATACGTCTCAATGCTTCGCATGCTCCAAGACCCTGGCAGTGTTGCAGATGATTTGCCTTTTCTTGTTAATGCCGATCCACTCGCTTCTTTCTTCAGCTACGAGAAGCCCATTCCCAAACCCCCGCCTCCGCCACAGATCAAGCAGTCACGCAAATCCTCAAGGAAGAAACGCACGAGTGATATTATTGTGCCACGAAGTGCTCCCGCTACACATCCCCAAAGAGTTGTGCTCTTAGTTCGCGATCCTCAAACAAGCGAACCTATATCCTTAtcagaaatatcagaaagcGCTTTCGACCCCGGGCTGGCGTCCACTCCGACGTCTAGCCGGGCTCCAAAACGGAAGCGACAGGATTCCGATAGCTGGGCACAGGTGGTCTCGGATGTGAACCCTCATGAATCCTTCATG TTATTTGAAACAGGATGGGTGCTTCCCCCCGGCACGACTAGGAATAGGCGGCCAACATTCCCCGGTGCTCCCAAGCCAGGTGGAACGGAGAGTAGAAAACAATCGAAAG AACCCAAGCGGACACGAACATCAAGCTCTGTTCGGGGTGATACCCAGCCACCGACTATCCCTTCTTCTCGACAGCCTTCCCAGGCTCCCCTTGTTGAGGTACAAACCCCAGTAGAGGACACCACAAATTTATCAGAAGCTCAGCAAATAGATTCTATGCCCGAAGAAACAGCGGCTCCTGTGTCTGTGGTCATAACGCAGCCGGCACAGCCTCATATCACGGATTCTATCGAGCCTACTCCAGCGGCTGATGCATCTGCTCGACTCCCTGTTCCTGCTCAACCTCAAAAGACTGACGGGTCTAGTGATCTGAGCGAACTTTCAGATGGTGATGAGAAGAGAGCAAGGTTAGCGGCAACAAGGGTAGCCGATACCTCTCTTCCGCCTGAGCCCGCTCGAACCGAAGCTCCTGAAGACGACCCACTTAGACCTGATCGGTATAATTCGGGAACACTTGTCTGGGCCAAGCAAT TTGGGTTTCCGTTTTACCCTGCGTACTTGTACGAACCCACAGACCCCATGGTTCCTGTGAATATATTGAAGATGGAGGAGGATGCGCGCCGCAAGTACAAAACTATAGGAGCTATGTATCCCGTACAATTCTATGACAAGCAGCGAAGCTG GACCTGGGTACCCTTAGACAAACTAATGTTACTAGGTCAAAGCGAAG AACTCGACCAGAAGCAGCTTCATCCAACCGGTAAAGGGGCTCTTAAATCAGCTGATAGGAAGGCACTTAAGGAGGCATACCG CTTGGCGTTACAAGACATAATACCTGTTGAAGATGCTGAAGTGAACGAGGCTG CTGCCAACCTTCTACGGTCAGATATCTACCACCTCCTTTCCCCGCTTGTGAGCTCCGTCATGCAGGGAAATGCATCTATCATAGAACTGGTGCACCGACTTAATTCACCCACACACGGCGCACCTTCCTCTCAACT GCAGCTTGCAGCGATGCAAGACGTTCATGATGAATCAATTGACCGGACCCAAGTCAAGTTCGATACAATCAGTTCTCAAGAGGTGGCCGTCCTTTCCGATTCGCTGGAGCAGCTCATGTTGGATGCAGAATCCATAAAAACCATACAACAGCGGATCGAGAATCGCATGAAGCGCGCACAGAAATTCTTCCATCATGCTACAGCTGCATTGGCACCAATTAATCGGTTCCCCACGGAAGTTCTGGCTCGAATATTCGTATTAGGCAAACGTCTGGAGTTGAATTTCTCTCCCCGCATGTCCTGGGTTGCTCAGCGGTGGCGCAATGTGGCGCTCTCCACACCAGAATTATGGAATATCATCCCCCTAACTGGAGTCGCACGGGTAAAGACCTATGTCAGTCGAAGCGGTTCGATGACACTCGACATAGAAGCAGACTTACGGACATACCGCGTAAACACTTTCGAGATTGGGCAATGCCTACAAATACTTGAACCCCACCGTCTGCGCTGGCGGAATGTCAAAATCTTGCTAGAGGACCACGACCAAGCCCAGTCGATTCTACGGCAACTGGAGGGTATATGCTCTGACGGCAACCGACAGACATCTACCTGCTATCTTGAAAGCATATATTTTGGAGTCGCACACGGAGATAATTATGTTTCGAGCCACCATAGATCAGACCTGAAACTTCTTGCAGTTCCTAGTCTGAAGGTTGTTGAACTGCTGGCAGTCGATCTCTTTGTCGCGGACGGTCAAGGCAGTAGCGTCTTTACGGGACTAACGCGGCTATCCTTGGGCAGCACCCAATACATGCAATTGGACCCAGACTTTTTAAACCAGTTATATGCTATGCCTAATCTGACCGAGCTAGTCTTGGATCAGTGCAACTTCGTCATACCTAATTTTAACAGCGAAACAGCTTCAATATCCCTAGAAAAACTCAGGCTGATGCAACTATCGCTGATCCCAGACGAAGTCGTAAACCTGATATTAACCAGGGTATTTGCCCCAAACCTACATCACTTTGAATTAATCGCGCACGAGATGGACGGGCCATCAAGAATCCTTGACTCGGAAATGATTAGAACCAAATATACTGGATTAACAGTGCTCAAGCTGACTGGCGTTACGTCGTATATGACTCGCCCCTTGTTAAGTTGGCTGCCCGATCTATCCGAACTCACAACTTTCGCGGTGCGCTTTCAAGAACGCTTATCACCGAAGAATGCTCAACAAAGTTGCGAAAAAGTTCTGAAAGCCTTGGTTGGCACTCGTAATCAGAACTGTCCGAAGCTGCGCATAATAGAAATAGGTGTGCTAGGTTTAGGCGGTGTGGTTGCACTAAAAGGGGTATTGGAGTCGAGGCCCCTGTTGAGGGCTGGAAGGGTAACTGCTGTTCTAGCGCCCGATGTAAAAGATTACGAGGCGCAAAACAAGGACCTTGCCTGGATGCAATCACATCTGAAGAGGCTCATGCTCCGAGGcgaggatgatgatgacgatggcGATGATGATAGTGATGGCGACGAAATCACTGAGGGTGGATATGAATGA